The DNA region GTGTGGGCGGGCGAACGCTTCGTCACCGACTTCCTGCCCAGCATCATGCGACTGTTCGTCGGCCTCGTGGCGACGATCGTGCTCGGAATCGGCCTCGGCATCCTGATCGGATCCATCCGCTGGCTGCGCAGCCTCACCGAACCGATTCTCGAGTTCTTCCGGGCGATCCCGCCACCCGTGCTCGTTCCGCTCTTCATGCTGCTGATCGGCATCAACGACCAGATGAAGATCCTGGTCATCATCTCGGGCGCGATCTGGCCGGTTCTGCTGAACACGGTCGAGGGCGTTCGTGCCGTCGACGAGGTGCTGAACGACACCAGCCGCACCTACGGCATCCATGGTTTCTCGCGGCTGCGCTATCTGGTGCTTCCGGCGGCCAGTCCGCAGATCATGGCCGGCGTGCGCCAGAGCCTCTCGATCGGTCTGATCCTGATGGTCATCTCGGAGATGTTCGGGTCGTCATCCGGTCTCGGATTCACCATCGTGCTGTTCCAGCGCACCTTCGCCATCCCGGAGATGTGGAGCGGCATCGCCGTGCTCGGGCTGATCGGAATCGCCCTCTCACTGATCTCCAAAGGCATCGAGCGCAAGGTACTTCGCTGGTACCACGGACTGAAAGAAGTACAGCGTGACAGTTAACAACGCGGAGACAACGAAACCAGGGACCACCATGACCACACCCATGCTGTCGATCAAGAACCTCAAGAAGGTCTACCAGGTGGCGGATGGCGAGATCGAAGCCGTTCGCGACATCAACCTGGACATTGCCGAAGGCGAACTCATCTGCATCGTCGGCCCCTCAGGCGCCGGCAAGACCACGCTGCTGAAGTGCATCGCAGGGCTGCTCACCCCGACCTCCGGGAGCGTCGAGCTGGCCGGCGTCCCCGTCTCCGGGCCGCCGAAGGCGATGGCCGTCGTCTTCCAGGAATACGGCCGCAGCCTGTTCCCGTGGATGACGGTGCGCGCCAACGTCGAGCTGCCGCTGAAGAACGCCGGCGTGCCGAAGGCGGAGCGCGAAAAGCTCGTGAATGAGGCGCTCGTCGCCGTCGAGCTGGAGCACGTACCCGAGAGCTACCCGTGGCAGCTCTCCGGAGGCATGCAGCAGCGCGTCGCGATCGCCCGCGCCGTCGCGTACCGCCCGAAGGTGCTGCTGATGGACGAGCCGTTCGCGGCCGTCGACGCCCAGACCCGCGCCGACCTGGAAGACCTCGTGCGCGACATCTGGCACAAGCTCGGCGTCACCATCCTCTTCATCACGCACGACATCGACGAATCGGTGTACCTGGCGCAGCGCGTCATCATGCTGTCGAACTCGCCCACCGTCGTGCAGGACGATCTGACCATCGACCTGCCCGACGAGCGCGACCAGCTGGAGACGCGCTCGAGCAAGCGCTTCGCCGAGCTGCGTACGCACGTCTACGAGCAGATCCAGCTGGCGAAGGCGTCGAAGCCGACCGGTGCCGTCGCCACGCAGAAGACGACAAAGCGATAGAGGCCCCGAAATCATGAAGGTCAGCGAAGCGGTCGGCCGGGCACTCGTGCAGTGGGGGGTCGACCAGGTTTTCGGTGTTGCCGGTAGCGGCAACTTCGAGGTCACGACCGCCATGGTCGACGCCGGTGCGAAATACGTCTCCGCACGCCACGAGGGCGGTGCGGCCAGCATGGCGGATGGCTACGCACGCCTGGCGCGCAAGGTCACCGTCGCGAGCGTGCACCAGGGGCCCGGGCTCACCAACGCCCTGACCGGCCTGGCGGAGGCCGTGAAGGCGCACACCCCGCTGATCATGGTCGCGGGCGAGACGCCGGCCACCATGAAGACCTCCAACTTCTGGATCGACCAGGCCAGCTCCGCCGAGGCGCTGGGCGCAGTCGCGTTCCGTCTGGAGTCTCCGGCAACCGCGCTGGCGGATGCCGCGCGCGCGTTCACACTGGCCAGAACCGGCCAGCCGGTTCTGCTCGGCCTGCCGCTCGACGTGCAGGCCGGCGAGATCGACTGGAACGGAACCGCACCCGAGCTGCCGACGCCGGCCTCACCGCCGGCTCCCTCCGCAGACGCGGTCGCCGAGCTCGTCTCGCGACTGAGCGCGGCCCAGCGCCCACTCGTCGTCGGCGGACGCGGGGCCTTCGGGGCCCATGACGAACTCGTCAGGCTGGCCGAAGCATCCGGAGCCCTCCTCGCGACCTCCGCGATGGCCCGCGGACTCTTCAACGACGACCCATGGAACGTCGACGTCATGGGCGGCTTCGCCAACGAGTCGATGTCGGAGCTCATCCAGGGCGCCGACCTGATCGTCGCCTTCGGGGCATCCCTCAACCGGTGGACGTCACGCAACGGCGAGCTCATCGGCGACACCCCGGTCATTCAGGTCGATGCGAACCGGGCGGCCTTCTCCCTGCACAGGCCGGTGACGACATCCGTCATCGGCGACGCCGCGCTGGTGGCAGTTGCGGTCGCGGCCGCTCTCCCCGCCCGAGGCGACGCCGGCTACCGCACGCCGGAGACCGCCGAGAAGCTGGCGACCGGGCGGCTCTGGCGCGATCAGCCGTTCGAGGCTCGCACCGCCGACGACCGCATCGACCCACGCTCACTCGCGGTCGCGCTCGACGAACTGCTGCCGAACGAGCGGGTGGTGACAGCGGATGCCGGCAGCCACACCGAATACACGGCCATGTACCTGCAGGTTCCGGATGATCGGGGCTACTGCCTGCCGCTCGGGTTCCAGTGCATCGGGCTCGCGCTTGCGTCATCCATCGGTGCCGCAGTGGCCCAGCCCGATCGCCTGCCGGTCGCCGGCATCGGAGACGGCGGGTTCATGATGAGCCTGGTCGAACTCGACACCGCCGTGCGCCTCGGGCTCCCCCTCGTGGTGGTCGTCTACAACGACAGCGCGTACGGTGCCGAGGTGCACCACTTCGGGCACAGCGGGCAGCCGCTCGACATCGTCGAGTTCCCCGACACCGACATCGCCGCAATCGCCCGCGGATTCGGCTGCGATGGCATCACGGTGCGGTCGCTCGACGACCTCAGCGGACTGCGCGACTGGCTCGACGGAGACCGGACCCGGCCGATCGTCATCGACGCGAAGACCATCTCGTTCCCGTCATGGGTCGACGCCCACGCGTTCGTGGGCGAGCCGAAATAGCACTGACGCCCTGAACGCCGGTCTCGGGTACGGCAATCGGATGCTCGTGGGGGGCATGAGCATCCGATTGCCGTACCCGAGAATGGCCGTGAAGGTCGCCGCTTCTGAGGCGTTTGCGGCGATCTGAGCCCGCCACCGCATGCTCGAACCGCCGAAAACGCCTCGCACACCCGGGCCCCTCGTCGGGACGAGCACGACCGGCGAGCAGGATGCGCCACGTCGCCACTCGCAGACGGCAACTAGACGAGCGCGTGCTCCAGGATGCTCGAGCTCAGGCTGGACCCGTTCATGTCGAGATACAGCTGCCCCTCGGTCACCGACAGGGTGACCGTGTTGCGCCGCTCGAGCGCGGCAACCGCACCATCGACGAAACCGGGCTCGAAGCTGCGCAGCCTGATCGCATCCGCGCGGTGAATCTGCTTGCCCAGGAGCGGCGCGAGCACCTTCGCCGGGTCACGATGCGTGTACACGGCGACCCTCTCGGCCAGCTTGCTGCCGTAGTGGAGGCGCGCAGCATCCGGGGCACCCACCTCGATCCACGCCAACAGCCTGCCCGTCAGATCGCGCACAACAACGGCCGGCTCCTCAGTCGACGAGATGCCCTCGCTGAACGCGATTCCCTCCTCGAATTCGAGGCAGTACGCGAGCAGACGCGTCACCATGTACGCGTCAGTCTCCGACGGATGCCGGGCCACGCGGAGCGTCAACTCCTCGTACACGCCGCGATCCATGTCGGAGAGTTGCACCGTGAACGTGTGGATCATTGCGCCGACAGCCATAGTGCACGAGCCTAATGTGCTGCACGACCGTCGCCATGCTCAGCGTGCATCGCGGGTCGAGGTCAGACGCCGATACGGATGACCCGCTTGCCCCTGCCACCACCGGCTTCGGCCGCACGATGCGCGTCAGCAATCCTCTCGAGTGGGTAGATCTCTTCGATCACCGGCATGATCCCCTCGGCCTGCACGATCTCGGTCAACTGCGCAAGCACGCCTCGTGGCGGCTGGCCGAAGAACGCCCGAATTCGCCTCGGGCCATAGATCGCCGAGAACGCCACCGCCGCAATGCTCCCGAGCGAGCCAACGGCGATGGTGACCATGCGCCCGTTCGGCGAAAGGTGCCTGCGCAACTGCAGCAGCTCGGAGCCGACGGTGTCGATGATCGCATCGAAGTCCCCGAGATCGACGACCGGTGTCGTCGCACGGTTCAGGGCGACATCCGCACCGAGATCCAGCACGAACCGCATATTCCGTTCGCTGGCAAGAGCCGTCACGTGGGCGCCCAGAGAGTGTGCGTACTGCACCGCCGCACTGCCGACCCCGCCGGCAGCACCCCTGATCAGAACGCGGCTGGTCGCGACAACCCGCGCCTTGTCTCCCACCGCGGTGACGGCGGTCACTCCAACTGCCGGGAGCGCCGCCGAATCGATGAGGTCGATGTTCGCGGGGATGCTCGAAAGGAGTCGCGCATCGATGACCATGAACTCGGCCGCGGCGCCGCTTGCTCGAGTGAAGAGTCCCGCCTTGACTCCCCACACTCGGTCACCGGGCACGAAGGCTGTGACGTTGGCCCCCACCTCGGCGACCACCCCCGCAATGTCGATGCCGAGGCCTTGCGGAAAGCGGTGCCCCGACAGCATCCTCATCTCGCCCCGTCGCACCGCAATGTCGACAGGGTTGACGCTGGTGGCCGAAACACGCACGAGCACTTGGCCCGCTGTGGGCGCTGGCGTGTCGACGTCAACGATCTTCAACATGCTCGCATCCCCGTATTCGAAGAACTGAACAGCGCGCATGATGCCCCCTCGCCTAATCGGAACGATCGTTCCGGATAAAGACGCTACCATTAAATGGTACGAGTGTTCCAGTTACTCCAGAAGGAAAGCCACATGACTTCGACAACACCGGTCGGGCTTCGGGCCGATGCCCGCGACAACCGCGATCGAATCATCACCGCATCCGCGGAGGCATTTGCCGTAATCGGAACCGGAATCTCGATGACCGAAGTGGCAAAGCGAGCAGGGGTCGGCGTGGCGACCCTCTTCCGGCACTTCGCCACAAAGGAGAAACTCGTCGACGCCGTTTTCGCCGCGAGCGTCACCTGGTGGCTCGAACGCCTGAACGAGGCCCTCGCCGAGCGAGACAGCTGGTCAGCGCTGAGCCGCATGATCACAGATGTCGCCGCCGAGCAGGCCAGGCACCCCGCCTGCGCAGACATGATCGTCACATCCTTTCTTCACGGCGACGGCTTCGCGGCCGAGCGCGCAACAGTCGAAGACGGCTTCACCGACCTCATCCGGCGATCACAAGCAGACGGGCGTGCGGCAGCCGACCTCGAATGGATCGACATCGCACTCCTGCTTGAGGCCAACGCTGCCGTCATCATGGGCGCCGCAGACGACGCATCCGCGGCCTCGCATCGACTGACAACCCGACTTCTTCGGGCCTTTGCCCTCGCTGCCCCCGCCGGCTACTCCACCTGAGGTACAGCATCCGCCCGGCTTTACTCCGTGCAGCGGATGCCGTGGCGCGCGCCAGTGACGACGATGAGATGACCGAACAAACCGGCCATCCCCCGCACGTCACAGCCGAAGGAGCTCCATGCCTGTCCCCGTTCTCGCCGCACGCGAGGTCACCAAAACCTATGGTCGCGGGCCCACCCGCTTCGACGCGCTGAAGGGGGTCTCCCTCGATGTGGCGGAGGGCGAATCCCTCGCGATCGTCGGCAAGAGCGGGTCGGGCAAGTCCACCCTCATGCACCTTCTGGCGCTGCTGGATGCGCCGACGTCGGGGGCGATCGAGCTCAGCGGTCGCGACGCGAGCACCCTGCGCGGGTCATCGCTGAACAAGACCCGCAACTCCACATTCGGCTTCGTGTTCCAGCAGTTCTTTCTCACCCCGGGCGCCAGCGTTCTCGACAACGTGACGCTCCCGCTGCGCATCGCGGGCGTGCGCCCGGCCGAGCGCCGCCGCCGTGGCCTCGCCGCACTCGAACAACTCGAACTGGCCGACAAGGCCAAGAACAAGGCCAATGACCTCTCCGGAGGGCAGAAGCAGAGGGTCGTCATCGCGCGCGCCCTGGTCAACAACCCCAGCGTGATCTTCGCCGACGAACCCACCGGCAACCTCGACACCGCCACAGGGGAGGTCGTCGAGAACATCCTCTTCGACCTCAACCGCAGCCAGGGAATCACCCTCATCGTCGTCACCCACGACGAGGACCTCGCCGCACGATGCAGCCGCCGCATCTACGTGCGCGACGGTCTCGTCGTCGACAGCCTCACCACCCCGTCAGGAGCAGCAGCATGAGCATTCTCGAACTACTCCGCTCCGCGGTCAGCAACAGCCTGCGCAGCAAGACCCGCACCACCCTCACCGTCATCGCGATCTTCATCGGTGCGTTCACGCTGACCCTCACCAGCGGAATCGGCACCGGCATCAACCAGTACATCGACACCACCGTCTCGGCGATCGGGGCGGATGACGTGATGACGGTCACCAAGAACGCGGAGACCACAGAGACGCTCACCGATGGCCCGCGGGAGTACGACCCCGACACGACGACCACCCAGGCGTCCTCAGGAGGCCCTCCCGGCACCGGCACGGTCATCAAGGTCATCACGCCGGATGATCTCGACACGATCGCCGCGGTTCCGGGCGTCGTTGACGTGACGCCGACGATCTCCATCAGCGGCGACTATGTCGCGGTCGGAGACGGCACCAGATATGAGGCGCAGATCGGGTCGTTCGTTGCCGGCGTACGTCTCGACCTCGCATCCGGGCAGGAACCTGACAACGGATCGTCCGACCTGCAGGTCGCGATTCCGGTCTCCTTCGTCGAACCGCTCGGCTTCGCCGACAACGACGACGCGATCGGGCAGACCCTCACAATCGCCGTCACTGACGCTGAGGGAACCCAGTCGACGGTCGACGCGAGCATCGTCGGCGTCTCCAACACGACGCTCGCCGGAACAGAGGCGGTCACCCCGAACGACGCCCTCACGACAGCGCTGCACGAGCAGCAGTCCGTCGGCCTCAGCACGGAGCAGACGACGAGCTACTCGAGCGCGACCGTGCACTTCGACCCCGCCTCGACCGACGAACAGATCAGCGCGCTGAAGACAGACCTCGACGACGCAGGATTCACCGGCACCACCGTCGACGACCAGATCGGCTCCTTCAAAACCGTGATCGACGGCATCGTGCTCGTGCTCAACGGCTTCGCGATCATCGCACTGCTCGCCGCAGGCTTCGGCATCGTCAACACACTCCTGATGTCAGTTCAGGAGCGCACCCGCGAGATCGGGCTCATGAAGGCGATGGGCATGTCCGGCGGCAAGGTGTTCGGGCTCTTCAGCCTCGAGGCCGTGTTCATCGGGTTCCTCGGCAGCGCCATCGGGGTCGGAGTCGGCATGCTCGCCGGCACCCTCGTCAGCAACGCGCTATCAGCCAGCGTGCTCTCTGGGCTACCCGGCCTGACGCTCGTCGCGTTCGACCCGGTCTCGATCGGCTCGATCGTGCTCGCCGTGATGGGCATCGCGTTCCTGGCCGGCACCATCCCCGCACTCCGAGCAGCCCGCCAGGACCCCATCGAGTCGCTGCGCTACGAGTGATATCGCGCGGCCGCACGCCGTGGCATCCGCTCTCACACACCCGGGTGCTGCGCCTCGTGAGGTGTTTTCGGCGGTGCGAGCCCACCGTCGCAGGCTCGCATCGCCGAAAACGCCTCGTTACGAGGGCTGGGCGAGAGCGGATGCGACGCAGCCGGGCTCCGCACGCAAAAATCCCCCGAGATCGCTGGATCTCAGGGGATTTCAGTGGCGGAACCGGTGGGATTTGAACCCACGGTGGCTTTCACCACACAACTTTTCGAGAGTTGCACCTTCGGCCGCTCGGACACGGTTCCGGGAAAGAGTTTAGTACATAAGATTCTGGGGTGGATGCCACCCAGCTCGCGGCCATCATCGCCGCCGTCACCGTCGTGGTCGCGGCACTCGCCGCCGCCATCATCGTGAACCTGCGCAGGCGACGCCGCGGGGCCGACCACATCGCGCACATCCTGCACCTCAACACGGCCTGGTGGAACACGCTCGCGGAGCGCGACGGCGAACTGCTGTACATCGCTCTCGGCGACTCGGCGGCGCAGGCGATCGGCGCCAGCAAACCCCACCGCGGCTATGTGGGAACGATCGCCACGCGCATCCGCAAAGCAACCGGCCGGAGCCTGCGCGTCGTGAACCTGAGCGTCTCCGGCGCACGGCTGCGCGAAGCCATCGCCGTGCAACTGCCCCGGCTCGAAAAACTGCTCGCCGACGGCGCGCGGCCCGACTTCGTGACCGTCGCGCTCGGCGCCAACGACATTGCCAGCTTCGACGAGAAGCGGTTCACGCGCGAGATCCGGCAGGTGCTCGACGCGGTGCCGCCGCACACCATCGTCGGAGACGTGCC from Homoserinimonas aerilata includes:
- a CDS encoding ABC transporter permease — protein: MSLLKRAGYFFGLPVLLIIMWWALTLGGTNFFVPTPEALAKTFWEVWAGERFVTDFLPSIMRLFVGLVATIVLGIGLGILIGSIRWLRSLTEPILEFFRAIPPPVLVPLFMLLIGINDQMKILVIISGAIWPVLLNTVEGVRAVDEVLNDTSRTYGIHGFSRLRYLVLPAASPQIMAGVRQSLSIGLILMVISEMFGSSSGLGFTIVLFQRTFAIPEMWSGIAVLGLIGIALSLISKGIERKVLRWYHGLKEVQRDS
- a CDS encoding ABC transporter ATP-binding protein, coding for MTTPMLSIKNLKKVYQVADGEIEAVRDINLDIAEGELICIVGPSGAGKTTLLKCIAGLLTPTSGSVELAGVPVSGPPKAMAVVFQEYGRSLFPWMTVRANVELPLKNAGVPKAEREKLVNEALVAVELEHVPESYPWQLSGGMQQRVAIARAVAYRPKVLLMDEPFAAVDAQTRADLEDLVRDIWHKLGVTILFITHDIDESVYLAQRVIMLSNSPTVVQDDLTIDLPDERDQLETRSSKRFAELRTHVYEQIQLAKASKPTGAVATQKTTKR
- a CDS encoding thiamine pyrophosphate-binding protein translates to MKVSEAVGRALVQWGVDQVFGVAGSGNFEVTTAMVDAGAKYVSARHEGGAASMADGYARLARKVTVASVHQGPGLTNALTGLAEAVKAHTPLIMVAGETPATMKTSNFWIDQASSAEALGAVAFRLESPATALADAARAFTLARTGQPVLLGLPLDVQAGEIDWNGTAPELPTPASPPAPSADAVAELVSRLSAAQRPLVVGGRGAFGAHDELVRLAEASGALLATSAMARGLFNDDPWNVDVMGGFANESMSELIQGADLIVAFGASLNRWTSRNGELIGDTPVIQVDANRAAFSLHRPVTTSVIGDAALVAVAVAAALPARGDAGYRTPETAEKLATGRLWRDQPFEARTADDRIDPRSLAVALDELLPNERVVTADAGSHTEYTAMYLQVPDDRGYCLPLGFQCIGLALASSIGAAVAQPDRLPVAGIGDGGFMMSLVELDTAVRLGLPLVVVVYNDSAYGAEVHHFGHSGQPLDIVEFPDTDIAAIARGFGCDGITVRSLDDLSGLRDWLDGDRTRPIVIDAKTISFPSWVDAHAFVGEPK
- a CDS encoding YaeQ family protein, yielding MAVGAMIHTFTVQLSDMDRGVYEELTLRVARHPSETDAYMVTRLLAYCLEFEEGIAFSEGISSTEEPAVVVRDLTGRLLAWIEVGAPDAARLHYGSKLAERVAVYTHRDPAKVLAPLLGKQIHRADAIRLRSFEPGFVDGAVAALERRNTVTLSVTEGQLYLDMNGSSLSSSILEHALV
- a CDS encoding NADP-dependent oxidoreductase is translated as MRAVQFFEYGDASMLKIVDVDTPAPTAGQVLVRVSATSVNPVDIAVRRGEMRMLSGHRFPQGLGIDIAGVVAEVGANVTAFVPGDRVWGVKAGLFTRASGAAAEFMVIDARLLSSIPANIDLIDSAALPAVGVTAVTAVGDKARVVATSRVLIRGAAGGVGSAAVQYAHSLGAHVTALASERNMRFVLDLGADVALNRATTPVVDLGDFDAIIDTVGSELLQLRRHLSPNGRMVTIAVGSLGSIAAVAFSAIYGPRRIRAFFGQPPRGVLAQLTEIVQAEGIMPVIEEIYPLERIADAHRAAEAGGGRGKRVIRIGV
- a CDS encoding TetR/AcrR family transcriptional regulator; its protein translation is MTSTTPVGLRADARDNRDRIITASAEAFAVIGTGISMTEVAKRAGVGVATLFRHFATKEKLVDAVFAASVTWWLERLNEALAERDSWSALSRMITDVAAEQARHPACADMIVTSFLHGDGFAAERATVEDGFTDLIRRSQADGRAAADLEWIDIALLLEANAAVIMGAADDASAASHRLTTRLLRAFALAAPAGYST
- a CDS encoding ABC transporter ATP-binding protein: MPVPVLAAREVTKTYGRGPTRFDALKGVSLDVAEGESLAIVGKSGSGKSTLMHLLALLDAPTSGAIELSGRDASTLRGSSLNKTRNSTFGFVFQQFFLTPGASVLDNVTLPLRIAGVRPAERRRRGLAALEQLELADKAKNKANDLSGGQKQRVVIARALVNNPSVIFADEPTGNLDTATGEVVENILFDLNRSQGITLIVVTHDEDLAARCSRRIYVRDGLVVDSLTTPSGAAA
- a CDS encoding ABC transporter permease, yielding MSILELLRSAVSNSLRSKTRTTLTVIAIFIGAFTLTLTSGIGTGINQYIDTTVSAIGADDVMTVTKNAETTETLTDGPREYDPDTTTTQASSGGPPGTGTVIKVITPDDLDTIAAVPGVVDVTPTISISGDYVAVGDGTRYEAQIGSFVAGVRLDLASGQEPDNGSSDLQVAIPVSFVEPLGFADNDDAIGQTLTIAVTDAEGTQSTVDASIVGVSNTTLAGTEAVTPNDALTTALHEQQSVGLSTEQTTSYSSATVHFDPASTDEQISALKTDLDDAGFTGTTVDDQIGSFKTVIDGIVLVLNGFAIIALLAAGFGIVNTLLMSVQERTREIGLMKAMGMSGGKVFGLFSLEAVFIGFLGSAIGVGVGMLAGTLVSNALSASVLSGLPGLTLVAFDPVSIGSIVLAVMGIAFLAGTIPALRAARQDPIESLRYE
- a CDS encoding SGNH/GDSL hydrolase family protein, which codes for MDATQLAAIIAAVTVVVAALAAAIIVNLRRRRRGADHIAHILHLNTAWWNTLAERDGELLYIALGDSAAQAIGASKPHRGYVGTIATRIRKATGRSLRVVNLSVSGARLREAIAVQLPRLEKLLADGARPDFVTVALGANDIASFDEKRFTREIRQVLDAVPPHTIVGDVPSFYFGDAEKRVKRANSILHREAAQRGLVVAPVHAATRRQGAARMALNQVSVDYFHPNDRGYRVWASAFLPHIDAQLAKSTGPGPSPK